A genomic stretch from Nitrospirae bacterium CG2_30_53_67 includes:
- a CDS encoding carbamoyl phosphate synthase small subunit, whose amino-acid sequence MKAILALADGRVFEGKSFGAAGENGGEVVFNTSMMGYQEILTDPSYQGQIVTMTYPLIGNYGINAEDVESGRPYVSGFVAKEVSGITSNWRSDCSLNEYLQKQGIVGICGIDTRALTRHIRDRGAQQGIISTTDFDPVSLVRRAAARPSMAGQDLVRKVTCQTPYAWDDAEWVLGKGYAKAPAERFRVVAIDYGIKRNILRILAGFGCRITVVPAGCTAREILNMNPDGIFLSNGPGDPEAVTYAVETIRGLIGQKPIFGICLGHQLLGLALGGRTYKLKFGHHGGNQPVMDLSTEKVEITAQNHGFAVDIDFLKRADQDVELTHINLNDRTVEGLRHKRLPIFSVQYHPESSPGPHDSRYLFERFLVMMEKFNSARIPRLGNSR is encoded by the coding sequence ATGAAAGCAATCTTGGCCTTGGCCGACGGCCGGGTCTTTGAAGGAAAATCATTCGGCGCCGCCGGTGAAAACGGCGGCGAAGTTGTGTTTAATACCTCCATGATGGGGTATCAGGAGATCCTTACCGATCCCTCCTATCAAGGTCAGATCGTGACCATGACCTATCCCTTGATCGGGAACTACGGCATCAATGCCGAAGACGTGGAATCCGGCAGGCCTTATGTTTCGGGGTTCGTGGCCAAGGAGGTGAGCGGAATCACCAGCAACTGGAGATCCGATTGCTCGCTGAACGAATATCTCCAGAAACAAGGGATCGTCGGGATATGCGGGATCGATACACGCGCCCTGACCAGGCATATCCGGGACCGGGGCGCTCAGCAGGGGATCATCTCCACCACGGATTTCGATCCGGTCTCGCTGGTCCGCCGGGCTGCGGCGAGGCCCTCCATGGCCGGGCAGGATCTGGTGCGGAAAGTCACCTGCCAAACGCCCTACGCCTGGGATGATGCTGAATGGGTTTTGGGCAAAGGGTATGCCAAGGCGCCTGCGGAGAGGTTCCGGGTGGTCGCTATTGATTATGGGATCAAGAGGAACATCCTGCGGATCCTTGCGGGCTTCGGCTGCAGGATCACGGTGGTCCCTGCAGGGTGTACGGCCCGGGAGATTCTCAATATGAATCCGGACGGAATTTTTCTCTCCAACGGTCCCGGTGACCCGGAGGCAGTCACCTATGCCGTGGAAACGATCCGGGGACTGATCGGTCAGAAACCGATCTTCGGCATCTGTCTGGGGCACCAGCTCTTAGGCCTTGCCTTGGGCGGCAGGACCTATAAACTCAAGTTCGGCCATCACGGAGGGAACCAGCCGGTCATGGATCTCTCGACCGAAAAGGTTGAGATCACGGCACAGAACCACGGATTCGCCGTGGATATTGATTTTTTAAAGAGGGCGGATCAGGATGTGGAATTGACTCATATCAATTTGAATGACCGGACCGTGGAAGGCCTCAGGCACAAACGGCTCCCGATCTTTTCGGTTCAGTACCATCCGGAGTCATCACCCGGTCCTCACGACTCGAGATATCTGTTCGAGAGGTTTCTCGTGATGATGGAAAAGTTTAATTCAGCGAGAATTCCCCGACTGGGGAATTCTCGCTGA
- a CDS encoding dihydroorotase — translation MSLVIKGGRVIDPVNRVDKVMDLRIEKGRIIQRGKGLSGERVIDASGLWVTPGLIDIHVHLREPGFEYKETIETGSSAAAAGGFAAIACMANTDPVNDTGSVTDFIMTQARKSALVHVFPVGALSRGQKGETLAEIGDMAERGIAALSDDGKPVMNAELMRRGMEYAKTFGLPVISHCEDLNLSANGVMHEGEVATRLGLPGIPSVSEEIMVERDILLSTLTGAALHIAHVSSRGSVERIRNAKRLGVRVTAEVTPHHLTLSHEALTAYDTNLKVNPPLRSQSDREALIEGLVDGTIDAVASDHAPHNIAEKETEFENAAFGMIGLETSLPLLLRLVHDGILTPSQLVERMSAGPARILGLRNWDLSEGAPANVTLIHPDAAFNVDTDRFRSRSRNTPFNGWELKGKAVCTLVSGKVVYEDGEWKKRVDSRQ, via the coding sequence GTGAGTCTGGTTATTAAGGGCGGAAGGGTGATTGACCCGGTGAACCGGGTTGACAAGGTCATGGACCTCAGGATCGAAAAAGGGCGCATCATCCAAAGAGGCAAGGGGCTTTCGGGGGAGAGGGTCATTGACGCCTCAGGATTATGGGTGACGCCGGGGCTGATCGATATCCATGTTCATTTGCGTGAACCCGGCTTCGAATACAAGGAGACCATCGAGACCGGATCTTCGGCCGCGGCGGCGGGGGGATTTGCCGCCATAGCCTGCATGGCCAACACAGACCCGGTCAACGACACGGGATCGGTTACGGATTTCATCATGACCCAGGCCAGGAAGTCCGCATTGGTGCATGTTTTCCCGGTAGGCGCCTTAAGCCGCGGGCAGAAAGGGGAGACCCTGGCCGAGATCGGAGACATGGCCGAGAGAGGTATCGCAGCCCTGAGCGATGACGGGAAACCGGTGATGAATGCCGAATTGATGCGCCGGGGCATGGAATATGCCAAGACCTTCGGACTGCCGGTGATCTCCCACTGCGAGGATCTGAACCTCAGCGCAAATGGCGTGATGCATGAGGGAGAGGTCGCAACAAGGCTCGGCCTTCCAGGGATTCCGTCGGTTTCCGAAGAAATCATGGTGGAGCGGGATATCCTCCTCTCGACTCTCACCGGCGCCGCCCTTCACATCGCGCACGTCAGCAGCAGGGGATCCGTGGAAAGGATACGGAACGCGAAGAGGCTTGGGGTACGGGTGACGGCCGAGGTGACCCCGCATCATCTGACCCTGTCCCATGAGGCCCTGACGGCGTACGATACGAACCTGAAGGTGAACCCGCCGCTCCGGTCCCAATCGGACCGGGAGGCCTTGATCGAGGGGCTGGTTGACGGCACTATCGATGCCGTGGCCTCGGACCATGCGCCTCACAACATTGCGGAGAAGGAGACCGAGTTTGAAAACGCGGCCTTCGGCATGATCGGCCTGGAGACGTCCCTTCCCCTCTTGCTCCGTCTGGTCCATGATGGGATTCTCACGCCTTCACAGCTCGTGGAACGGATGTCAGCCGGCCCGGCCCGTATCCTCGGGCTCCGAAACTGGGATTTGAGCGAGGGCGCTCCGGCCAACGTGACTCTGATCCATCCGGACGCGGCCTTCAACGTGGATACCGATAGGTTCCGTTCCAGGAGCCGGAACACCCCCTTCAACGGGTGGGAACTCAAAGGCAAGGCCGTCTGTACCCTGGTCTCCGGCAAGGTGGTCTATGAAGACGGGGAGTGGAAGAAGAGAGTAGACAGTAGACAGTAG
- a CDS encoding aspartate carbamoyltransferase, translating into MAWGKRKDLLGIEDLSREEIEAVLDTAESFKDVSRREIKKVPALRGVTVVNLFLEPSTRTRTSFELAGKRLSADVINISASDSSMLKGESLKDTSCNIEAMNTDILVVRHSKAGAAHFLSRVLKCSVVNAGDGAHEHPTQALLDLFSIREKTKRIEGLTVAIIGDIAHSRVARSNILALNKMGAHVRIAGPATMIPLGVETLGVDVTYQIDEAIEGADVVMMLRIQQERQGRNLFPSIREYARFFGLNLARLKGAKKDVLIMHPGPINRGVEIAPDVADGPYSIILNQVTNGVAVRMAILFLYSGAAR; encoded by the coding sequence ATGGCCTGGGGAAAACGCAAAGATCTCCTTGGAATCGAAGATTTGAGCCGGGAGGAAATCGAGGCCGTTCTCGATACCGCTGAGTCGTTCAAGGACGTATCCCGAAGGGAGATCAAGAAGGTTCCCGCCCTTCGGGGGGTCACGGTGGTGAACCTCTTTCTGGAACCCTCGACCCGGACGCGGACATCCTTTGAACTCGCCGGGAAGAGACTCTCGGCCGATGTCATCAACATCTCGGCATCCGACAGCAGCATGCTTAAAGGAGAGAGCCTCAAGGACACGTCCTGTAATATCGAGGCCATGAACACGGATATCCTGGTGGTCCGGCATTCCAAGGCGGGCGCCGCTCATTTTCTTTCCAGAGTGCTCAAGTGCTCGGTAGTCAACGCGGGCGACGGCGCGCACGAGCACCCTACGCAGGCGCTGCTCGACCTTTTCTCCATCCGGGAGAAAACAAAACGGATTGAGGGCCTGACGGTGGCCATCATTGGAGACATTGCGCACAGCCGGGTGGCGCGTTCCAATATTCTGGCGCTCAATAAGATGGGCGCCCATGTGAGGATCGCCGGACCGGCCACCATGATTCCCCTCGGAGTGGAAACGCTGGGAGTGGATGTCACCTATCAGATAGACGAGGCCATTGAAGGGGCGGATGTGGTGATGATGCTTCGAATCCAGCAGGAAAGGCAGGGGAGGAACCTCTTTCCCTCGATTCGCGAATATGCCCGTTTCTTCGGGCTGAACCTGGCCCGTCTCAAGGGCGCCAAGAAGGACGTCCTGATCATGCATCCTGGGCCCATCAACCGGGGTGTGGAGATCGCCCCGGATGTGGCGGACGGGCCGTATTCGATCATTCTCAATCAGGTCACCAACGGGGTTGCAGTACGTATGGCCATTCTTTTTCTCTATTCGGGGGCGGCGCGGTGA
- a CDS encoding bifunctional pyr operon transcriptional regulator/uracil phosphoribosyltransferase: MTRKQKTDTVEVRIINREEMAGLIGRLAADILDKNQDLSEITLVGIRSRGAHLARRIAEKIFEKCGVRVPVGILDITLYRDDLRSRLDQPSLLRTEIPGAVEDRNIILVDDVLFTGRTIRAAMDGIMDMGRARMIQLAVLVDRGFRELPIRANYTGRYVPTKNDQTIRVRFSEDGDEDGVILREIP; encoded by the coding sequence ATGACCAGAAAACAAAAAACCGATACCGTCGAGGTCCGGATCATCAACCGGGAGGAAATGGCAGGCCTGATCGGACGGCTGGCAGCGGATATCCTCGACAAGAATCAGGACCTCTCCGAAATTACGCTTGTGGGGATCCGGAGCCGCGGCGCCCACCTGGCCCGCAGGATTGCTGAAAAAATCTTCGAGAAATGCGGTGTCAGGGTTCCCGTGGGGATACTCGATATCACCCTGTACCGTGACGACCTGCGGTCCAGGCTTGATCAGCCCAGTCTTTTGCGAACGGAAATACCGGGGGCGGTTGAGGACCGGAATATCATCCTTGTGGATGATGTTCTTTTTACGGGAAGGACGATCCGGGCCGCCATGGACGGCATCATGGATATGGGCCGGGCCAGGATGATTCAACTTGCCGTTCTGGTGGACCGTGGGTTCCGGGAGCTTCCGATCCGGGCCAATTATACAGGAAGATATGTGCCGACAAAAAACGATCAGACCATCCGGGTCCGCTTCTCCGAGGACGGGGATGAGGACGGGGTGATCCTTCGGGAGATCCCATAG